One window of the Andreesenia angusta genome contains the following:
- the rpmH gene encoding 50S ribosomal protein L34 translates to MKRTYQPKKRQRSKEHGFRKRMKNRSGKAVLKRRRLKGRKKLSA, encoded by the coding sequence ATGAAAAGAACTTACCAACCAAAGAAAAGACAGAGAAGTAAAGAGCACGGTTTCAGAAAGAGAATGAAGAACAGATCAGGAAAAGCTGTGTTAAAGAGACGTAGATTAAAGGGAAGAAAGAAGCTATCTGCATAA
- the rnpA gene encoding ribonuclease P protein component, whose translation MKNKEETLRNSREFRVVYDGGKSFANKYLVLFFKENGLTYNRVGFVTTKKLGNSVTRNKFKRRLKEAYRKHKDRVKKGYDIILLSRAGAGEIDYRQIESALKHIMKISSLAVKER comes from the coding sequence ATGAAAAACAAAGAGGAGACACTTAGGAATAGCAGGGAGTTTAGGGTTGTCTATGATGGCGGGAAATCATTTGCCAACAAGTATCTAGTTCTTTTTTTCAAAGAGAACGGTCTTACATACAATAGAGTGGGCTTTGTAACTACGAAAAAACTCGGGAACAGTGTAACTAGAAATAAATTCAAGAGAAGACTTAAAGAAGCCTACAGAAAGCATAAGGACAGAGTGAAAAAGGGATACGACATAATCCTATTGTCAAGGGCTGGAGCTGGCGAGATAGACTACAGACAGATTGAGAGTGCTTTAAAGCACATAATGAAGATTTCTAGTCTTGCTGTGAAGGAGAGGTAA
- the yidD gene encoding membrane protein insertion efficiency factor YidD, which produces MKRLLVLIIRIYQKFISPLTPDACIYYPTCSEYSLQAINKYGAFKGGFKSVKRILRCHPFGKGGHDPLL; this is translated from the coding sequence TTGAAGAGACTGCTTGTTCTTATTATAAGGATTTACCAGAAGTTCATATCACCGCTGACGCCGGATGCTTGCATATACTATCCAACCTGCTCAGAATACTCTCTTCAAGCCATAAACAAGTACGGTGCTTTTAAAGGAGGCTTTAAAAGCGTCAAGAGGATACTCAGGTGCCATCCTTTTGGAAAAGGGGGACACGATCCGCTACTATGA
- a CDS encoding YidC/Oxa1 family membrane protein insertase, translated as MIDIIARPLGMLLKFMYNLCVSIGLDFERLSAYSMAIILATIVFKLILLPLTIKQTKSMQGMQAIQPKMKELQKKYKNDPQKLNEETMKLYKDNKVSPFGGCLPLLVQFPILIGYFRVMQDPVKYVFESQAAFDAMGKGFLWIIDIAQKPTAIINGMPNDFQIAGVTIPIIAIISAITTYFYSKYSMQMQPTTDGASDQAQSTQKIMLYITPAMFLYFGYSYPVGFTIYWTVSNIFQIVQQLILNKTFKKVKGESN; from the coding sequence GTGATAGATATAATTGCTAGACCGCTAGGGATGCTTCTTAAGTTTATGTACAATCTATGTGTAAGCATAGGACTGGACTTTGAGAGGCTTTCAGCATATTCGATGGCTATAATACTTGCAACTATAGTGTTTAAGCTTATACTACTTCCGCTTACTATAAAGCAGACAAAGTCAATGCAAGGCATGCAGGCCATACAGCCTAAGATGAAGGAGCTTCAGAAGAAATACAAGAATGACCCTCAAAAGCTAAACGAGGAGACTATGAAGCTGTACAAAGACAACAAGGTGAGTCCTTTTGGAGGATGTTTGCCACTTCTAGTACAGTTCCCAATACTTATAGGATACTTCAGGGTTATGCAGGACCCTGTGAAATACGTATTTGAATCTCAAGCGGCGTTTGACGCCATGGGTAAGGGCTTCTTATGGATAATCGATATAGCTCAAAAGCCTACGGCGATTATAAACGGAATGCCTAACGACTTTCAGATAGCTGGAGTGACAATTCCGATAATAGCCATAATATCGGCTATTACGACTTACTTCTACAGCAAGTACAGCATGCAGATGCAACCGACTACAGACGGGGCATCGGATCAGGCTCAGTCTACTCAGAAGATAATGCTCTATATAACTCCTGCAATGTTCCTTTACTTTGGATACAGCTATCCTGTAGGTTTTACTATTTACTGGACTGTCTCTAATATATTCCAGATAGTTCAGCAGTTAATTTTGAACAAGACGTTTAAGAAGGTCAAGGGGGAATCTAACTGA
- the jag gene encoding RNA-binding cell elongation regulator Jag/EloR, producing MKSVIKSAKTVEEAVDIALKELGLEREDVSIEVLEEPSKRFFGLMGTTPAKVKVVGDKELEYLAESFLKELLEKMNIEGSIKASKNKNEIFVKVDGISSTDKGILIGKRGSTLDSIQYLLSLSLNKNRDKYVKVTLDIEDYREKREQTLVELAKKLANTVKKNKKTIRLEPMNPYERRIIHSALQGDKGIVTYSEGEEPYRRVIVQLKKEK from the coding sequence ATGAAGTCTGTAATAAAATCAGCTAAAACTGTTGAAGAAGCTGTAGATATTGCATTGAAAGAGTTAGGACTTGAAAGAGAAGATGTAAGCATAGAGGTGCTAGAAGAGCCTTCAAAGAGGTTTTTCGGGCTTATGGGGACTACACCGGCCAAAGTAAAAGTGGTTGGAGACAAGGAGCTGGAGTACTTAGCAGAGTCATTTTTGAAAGAGCTGCTTGAGAAGATGAATATAGAGGGAAGTATCAAGGCATCTAAAAACAAGAACGAAATATTTGTAAAAGTAGATGGCATATCTAGCACAGACAAGGGAATTCTAATAGGGAAAAGAGGCAGCACGCTTGACTCTATACAGTACTTGCTGAGCTTGTCGCTAAACAAAAACAGAGACAAATATGTCAAAGTTACTCTTGATATAGAGGACTACAGGGAAAAGCGAGAGCAGACACTGGTCGAGCTTGCCAAGAAACTGGCCAACACTGTAAAGAAAAACAAGAAGACAATAAGGCTAGAGCCTATGAACCCATATGAGAGAAGGATAATCCACTCGGCGCTTCAAGGCGACAAGGGGATAGTGACTTATAGCGAAGGCGAAGAGCCATACAGAAGAGTTATAGTACAGCTTAAAAAAGAAAAGTAA
- the mnmE gene encoding tRNA uridine-5-carboxymethylaminomethyl(34) synthesis GTPase MnmE: protein MDIDTIAAVATPPGEGGIGIIRLSGKKSLEIADAIFKGASEKPLSGLEERRLNYGHIVNPKDRRAVDEVMAVYMKEPKTYTKEDVVEIHCHGGAISVRRILELVLLEGARLAEKGEFTKRAFLNGRIDLSQAEAVIDLIKAKTDANFDMSLNQLEGSMTLKVRELQNELLSMLAHIEASIDFPDQDVEEITSEELKKTAKHVYEEIDKLIATSNTGRIIKEGVKTVILGKPNVGKSSLMNALLRENRAIVTDIPGTTRDIIEEYVNINGIPLRIVDTAGIRETDDLVEKIGVERAKEMLRDADLAIVVFDCSKELEQEDIEIISLVKDKPAIVLFNKTDLDSKLREEDVSNMLKDKYIITTSMLEGKGIDKLEEKLKEMFLSSEVEIGEDPIVTNTRQRDLLIKAKENVQDALDALNMEMPVDCIEVDIKGCWENLGFITGDSIGEDIIDKIFKNFCIGK from the coding sequence TTGGATATAGATACGATAGCGGCAGTAGCAACCCCTCCAGGAGAGGGTGGAATCGGGATAATAAGGCTTAGCGGCAAAAAATCTTTAGAGATAGCGGATGCTATCTTCAAAGGAGCGAGTGAAAAGCCCCTAAGTGGACTAGAGGAGAGAAGATTGAACTACGGGCATATAGTCAATCCAAAAGACAGGAGAGCTGTAGACGAGGTCATGGCCGTATACATGAAAGAGCCTAAGACATACACCAAAGAAGACGTGGTGGAGATACACTGCCATGGAGGAGCCATTTCAGTCAGAAGGATACTTGAGCTTGTGCTATTGGAAGGAGCCAGGCTTGCAGAGAAAGGCGAATTTACAAAGAGGGCGTTTCTAAACGGAAGGATAGACCTATCGCAGGCGGAAGCTGTAATAGACCTTATAAAGGCCAAGACAGATGCCAACTTCGACATGTCGCTAAACCAGTTAGAGGGAAGTATGACTTTGAAAGTAAGAGAGCTTCAGAACGAGCTGCTCTCTATGCTTGCCCATATAGAGGCGTCGATAGACTTCCCGGACCAGGATGTGGAGGAGATCACATCTGAGGAGCTGAAGAAGACTGCAAAACACGTATATGAAGAGATAGACAAGCTGATAGCCACCTCCAATACGGGACGGATTATAAAAGAGGGAGTAAAGACTGTGATACTGGGGAAACCCAACGTGGGAAAATCATCTCTTATGAACGCCCTCCTCAGAGAGAACAGAGCCATAGTTACGGACATTCCGGGCACAACTAGAGATATAATAGAGGAGTATGTAAACATAAACGGGATACCACTTAGGATAGTAGACACTGCTGGGATAAGAGAAACAGACGACCTAGTGGAGAAGATAGGTGTAGAAAGAGCCAAGGAGATGCTCAGAGACGCCGACCTTGCAATAGTGGTATTTGACTGCTCCAAGGAGCTAGAGCAGGAGGATATCGAGATAATATCGCTTGTGAAGGACAAGCCTGCAATAGTTCTATTCAACAAGACCGATCTAGACAGCAAGCTAAGAGAAGAAGACGTCTCCAACATGCTGAAAGACAAGTATATAATAACCACCTCTATGCTGGAGGGAAAGGGAATAGACAAGCTTGAAGAAAAGCTGAAAGAGATGTTTTTGAGCAGCGAAGTTGAAATAGGAGAGGATCCTATAGTCACAAATACAAGACAGAGGGACTTGCTTATAAAGGCCAAAGAAAATGTCCAGGACGCACTGGATGCACTCAATATGGAGATGCCTGTAGACTGTATAGAGGTCGACATAAAGGGCTGCTGGGAGAACCTGGGCTTTATAACTGGGGACTCTATTGGAGAAGATATAATAGACAAGATTTTCAAGAACTTCTGCATTGGAAAGTAG